One Actinosynnema pretiosum DNA segment encodes these proteins:
- a CDS encoding glycoside hydrolase family 3 N-terminal domain-containing protein, whose translation MEQHGRDPRRSPARRGASAAKLGSVALGAVLAASVLTGVALNRDSTVTGAAVPEGGTAETGGTTTTTTTSTPPPDPCAPVLAGLTPRAGLAQLLQVGVNPRGPQDALSIVGSEQVGGIFVGGDDVGLLSGDALAAVHAASALPLTVSVDDEGGRVQRIDALDGDIPSARTMTSTLSTEQVRELARERGAAMRARGVNTDLAPVLDLTAQAANTVIGDRSFSADPATAVSYAEAFAEGLRQAGVVPVVKHFPGHGNTSGDSHLGSVTAPPLAQLRAHDLAPYRELARFGEDVQVMVGHIAVPDLTGGLPASLSPAAYELLRGEFAFDGLVMTDDLGAMRAVTDLADLPDAVLRALVAGADVALWSSGGRVGEVLDRLQAAVASGELSAERVDRSLRRVLKSKHLC comes from the coding sequence GTGGAGCAGCACGGCAGGGACCCGCGGCGCAGCCCGGCACGGCGCGGCGCGTCCGCCGCCAAGCTCGGTTCCGTCGCGCTCGGCGCGGTGCTCGCCGCCTCCGTGCTGACCGGCGTCGCGCTCAACCGGGACAGCACCGTCACCGGCGCCGCCGTCCCCGAGGGCGGGACCGCCGAGACCGGCGGGACCACCACCACGACCACGACCTCCACCCCGCCGCCCGACCCGTGCGCCCCCGTCCTGGCCGGGCTGACCCCGCGCGCCGGGCTCGCCCAGCTGCTCCAGGTCGGCGTCAACCCGCGCGGCCCGCAGGACGCGCTGTCCATCGTCGGGTCCGAGCAGGTCGGCGGCATCTTCGTCGGCGGCGACGACGTCGGCCTGCTGTCGGGGGACGCGCTGGCCGCCGTGCACGCCGCCTCCGCGCTGCCGCTCACCGTCTCGGTGGACGACGAGGGCGGCCGGGTGCAGCGGATCGACGCGCTCGACGGCGACATCCCCAGCGCCCGCACCATGACCAGCACCCTGTCCACCGAGCAGGTCCGCGAGCTGGCCCGCGAGCGCGGCGCGGCGATGCGGGCGCGCGGCGTCAACACCGACCTCGCCCCCGTGCTCGACCTGACCGCCCAGGCCGCGAACACCGTGATCGGCGACCGCTCGTTCAGCGCCGACCCGGCCACCGCCGTCTCCTACGCCGAGGCGTTCGCCGAGGGCCTGCGCCAGGCCGGGGTCGTCCCGGTGGTCAAGCACTTCCCCGGCCACGGCAACACCTCCGGCGACTCGCACCTCGGCTCGGTCACCGCGCCCCCGCTCGCCCAGCTGCGCGCCCACGACCTCGCGCCCTACCGGGAGCTGGCCCGGTTCGGCGAGGACGTGCAGGTCATGGTCGGCCACATCGCCGTCCCCGACCTGACCGGCGGCCTGCCCGCGAGCCTGAGCCCGGCCGCGTACGAGCTGCTGCGCGGCGAGTTCGCGTTCGACGGCCTGGTCATGACCGACGACCTGGGCGCGATGCGCGCGGTGACCGACCTGGCCGACCTGCCCGACGCGGTGCTGCGCGCGCTGGTCGCGGGCGCGGACGTGGCGCTGTGGTCGTCCGGCGGCCGGGTCGGCGAGGTGCTCGACCGGTTGCAGGCCGCCGTCGCGAGCGGCGAGCTGAGCGCGGAGCGGGTGGACCGCTCGCTGCGCCGCGTGCTCAAGTCCAAGCACCTCTGCTAA
- a CDS encoding TIGR03564 family F420-dependent LLM class oxidoreductase: MRIGTHQAGPPAPGERPEDLPVDSAWTNQMPGGWDPLALLAAHGPGELELGTAIVPTYPRHPVALATQALTTQALVGGRLTLGIGPSHAWHVTDQLGLPYTSPAAHTREYLEVLRPLLRGEHVRHAGEHFTVDIRLDQPVAPPPVLLSALGPRMLRVARDLADGVLATWCTPELVERHLAPALGEGARIVVSAMVVLTDDPDAARAQVEEAFGAASRMPAYRALLDRGGLAGVGDTAVVGSEEQVLAQLTRLRDAGATDLVLAVLGPPADRARVHEVADGLRG; this comes from the coding sequence ATGAGGATCGGTACCCACCAAGCCGGACCGCCCGCTCCCGGCGAGCGCCCCGAGGACCTGCCCGTGGACAGCGCCTGGACCAACCAGATGCCCGGCGGCTGGGACCCGCTGGCCCTGCTCGCCGCCCACGGCCCCGGCGAGCTGGAGCTGGGCACCGCGATCGTGCCCACCTACCCCCGGCACCCGGTGGCCCTGGCCACCCAGGCGCTCACCACGCAGGCCCTGGTCGGCGGCAGGCTCACCCTCGGCATCGGCCCGAGCCACGCCTGGCACGTCACCGACCAGCTCGGCCTGCCCTACACCTCGCCCGCCGCGCACACCCGCGAGTACCTGGAGGTCCTGCGTCCCCTGCTGCGCGGCGAGCACGTGCGGCACGCGGGCGAGCACTTCACCGTCGACATCCGGCTCGACCAGCCCGTCGCGCCACCGCCGGTGCTGCTGTCCGCGCTGGGGCCGAGGATGCTGCGGGTGGCGCGGGACCTGGCGGACGGCGTCCTCGCCACCTGGTGCACGCCCGAGCTGGTCGAGCGGCACCTGGCGCCCGCGCTGGGGGAGGGCGCGCGGATCGTGGTGAGCGCCATGGTGGTGCTCACCGACGACCCGGACGCGGCGCGCGCCCAGGTGGAGGAGGCGTTCGGGGCGGCGTCGCGGATGCCCGCCTACCGGGCGCTGCTCGACCGGGGCGGGCTGGCGGGGGTGGGGGACACGGCGGTGGTCGGCAGCGAGGAGCAGGTCCTCGCCCAGCTCACCCGCCTGCGCGACGCCGGGGCCACGGACCTGGTGCTCGCCGTGCTCGGCCCGCCCGCCGACCGCGCGCGGGTGCACGAGGTGGCGGACGGGCTGCGCGGCTGA